CAACATGGAAATACCTGTTCTGCCGTGAGCTTTGAAGGAACCTGCTCCCATGACTTCCTCATGCTGACGTCACAGGACTTTCAACATTATTTACTCGCCTTTGACCACAGGACGCAAAACTTCCAGAGCTGGAATTTCTCACCAAAGATAAACAAGAGGAGATTGTGGGGGGAACTCTGCATTAATGACTGATTAACATTAAACACACTGGAGCGTATTCACGAAGAGAGTTTAGACAaaagattcttttttttccataaaaCTTTAATACTTGTCtgttacaaatatatatataaatacaaactttcacatatataaatatctatatacatatatacaatgCTTACAATTGAGCTGATGCCTGCTTTGCATGACAATCCTTTATATTATGAGCAGTTTAGTTAAATAGGAGTTGTTGATGAAACATCATTGATTTCTGGATACCAGGCCGAGCTGAGATGGAAGAGTCCACTGGTTTAGCCGCGTTGGCACCGTCTCCCCTCGATGAGCAGACTGTTTATCTTCAAGGTCTGTTTCTACACTTTTTGGTTCTTGTTGTGAACCATTTCTGCTTTGGTCCTGCAAAGATGAACAAATGAGTTATTATTACTTCATCATTACATTTCCCACACAGCAGTGTTGCATTGCATTTGTCTGTTATACTGCAAATTTCTGTGAGAAATCTCACCTTATACGGTTGATATAGTCCATCACCCAGCTCAAAGTAGGATCGGTGCACGCTTGACCCCTTTTTGTGTGGAAACTGTGGGATCAAAAAGAAGGaaatgaaattaatatttacaGACTTATGATGAACACTCATGTTTTGTCtcatgaaatgtattatttcctCATTATGTCATCTCCTGGATACTTACATGATGGCATTGATGGGACACATCTCTTTACGAGTCTGGACAGAGTATCCTCGGATTGCATGAAATGGAAGTCTGAATTTCATGTATCTTCGACAGCATTCGTAATTcgctgtgaaaaaaaagagacgatAAACTGTTTAGATACTGGAAGAGAAAAGGTAACGAGATATATGGCACTCTGTAGAATTTGTGTAATaatcaggaaaaacaaaaaatgataaataaagatataGATGGAGATGAAACCGACCTGCAGATGTCTCTGTTGCCAGCAGGCAAAACGTGAGGAGTGTGATCACCATCACCGCAGCTTTGACTGACaccatgttttctctctgagtTATTTGTCTTGCTAGTCCACAGGTGGAGTCAGAGAGGTTGTGCTGACTGAGGTGTTCACTGCAGGAGTTTATATGCCctcagagaaacaggaaatttacagtcagaaaaaacaaaagaccaaaCTTGCCCTATTAGCAGAGCTATTGCACCACACCGGAAAGTCCCAATTTTTCCCCCAGTGAGAGTAAAAGGAGAAGGTGTGGGTGGGGTGGAGCCAAATAAGATGAAGTGTTGATTATTTGTGTGGGAACATTTAGATATAAAAGACAGATCATTGAAATTTAAGAAAAACCCAACTACACAaaagttttaaagaaaatgttggaCAGTCAGTGCTTCCCTTTCACTGTcaatataaatgaaatgtattctTATGAAATCACTAAATCAGCACAATAACATCAGGcatgggaataaaacaaaatagagGAACAGGACCTCAGTGCATCATTCAGCACAGGGACAGAATTTGaggaatttaaatgaatgtaattaGAAAGCAGTTCACTACGAAACTAATTATAGGTGTTTGATGGCACACATCCGTTTTTCTCATTACTACACCGTAGAAACAATCCTGAAGAACCAGTGCTACCTGGGAAGTTACAGAGGAGTGTTAGTCACTCCAACCGTGCACATACTGTTAAAGACGAAATATACAGTACGGTGACTTCACACAGGAAGTTTAGCTGCAGAACTCGTGTTGCCGTGCAGGTTTGATGTGGGCTGCTACACGTGGGTTGATTCAGAGGTGGGACGGATATTCTTTTCTAGGTCAGAGGAACTCTCACTATAGACTCGAGACCCATGCATCTAAAGGAAAAAAGTGGATGGGGACCACTCAAATAGGTCAAGATGCAGGGAAATTGTTTGTCATGAACTTTCTACCACAATCATACCAAGACTGATTTCCACTTAAGATATCCTGCGACCCTATTGACTTTTGTCTTTAGTTATTGATGAACTGTTCATCGCTGACAAAGAAACAGATCCGACAACAGTAACGCATTTCTTTCAGTTTTACGAATTTCATTTTATCTCATATATCGGtgcctttttatttctcagctCTTCTGATGAAAATGACACTAAAATCTGATAATTTTCCCCATTTAATTTAAAGGAACGgttcagatttttaaaaaagtctgtCTTAAAGCAATACAAACATGGTCTCATGCgaataaaacataaatctatccctttgtaaaaatgtatatgataAGAAAGGTTTTGTGACAACATGGAATCAAGTGACACATAACCAGAGAGTGCATGAAGTTCCCAGTGAGAAGAGCAGAGCCACAGAATTTGTAAAATTAACAGAACTGATGTGGTAGAAAATACTTAAAACTCAGAAAACCTCACCAGTAGCACTTTGTTAACAGCAAAGCGtgagaaaaaaagagttttCAGAACTTGTAATTCTGAGAGTGTAACTTTCCCTGATGGCTATCGAAAAGTCAAACCGGGTATTGGTGGGTTTCTGAGTGACGTTATCAGTGAGATGCGTGCACAGGCAGGGGGCAGAGAACATCCCAAAATGACTTAGAGCATATGAGGAGATGGACATGATGTACTTAAAGCTGTGTTacgttgttgtgtgttgtgtcttttcatCAAAGTTCGCTgcaaatttatttatatagctcgTTTCAAACCCAAAGAAAAGAGCATTAATTAAAATCATGTTAAATGATAACAtaaaagatcatttaaaatgataacaTCATAGGCAGTGACTTTGTCCTGTATTtatattacataaaaaaatttaaatatggatgcaaaatgattttaaaaaagcactaCGAGGtttataaaaacagataaaatgtaTCACTCACCATTGAATAGTAAcatataataatagtaatacatGTATGTTTGAACACAGGTCATGGCATTCATCCTGTGGAGCTAGCTTTTTGAATAATCTTGCGTTGCATCACTGCTGTGACGCACTATATGCCGCAGATGAGAGATGTTTATCAAACATATGAAATTCAAAGATGTGCGATGCATTTAGATTCATCTCCCAACCCAAGAGTTAATGTTGGTTCGTCATGCTAATAACATTAAAACTATTATGTTGTCTCCAGATAGGCCATGACACTGAGCctgcattcacaacagcagggCCCGAAAACAGAGGCACCTATGAACTCAGCTCTGTTTCATCTAAAACAGTTTAAGTAAACACGAATGCATAATCTAACCAACCTTAGGGCATGAAACTATTATGACTCAATAATTCCTCTCACCAACAATGAACTTAAATTTTGGCAGTGATGATGTTTTGCAGACTCTAAGTTCAAGAACACTGTCACTTCCCTGTTTTTCACCATCATTGGATTAAAATATGGACCATTAAGGAGGACCATCTACGTCAGAGATGAACTAAACCAATGTGCCTCACATTTCACCCATTGTGAATCAAGCATTCATTAACCTGAGTGCATCATAACCATTGTTACTTGATTGGCAGGTGCCAGGTAGAGCCTGGGTGGAGGTGAGTTAACACCCAGGAATCAAACTCCTGGTGTCAGGAATGCAGCACCAACCTGCTCTGACACCAGGCATGGAAATGGTACAGAAACTGTTTTGTATATATATCCACAACAATGTGGGGTTTATTGCTTGTTGTGGCATTTTTCAGCTGCATTGTGTGTCTCAACTTAAATATTGAAGTGCAAAGGGCAGTTTTAAAACAGGTGTCAGAATTCCTCTCACTGAACTCCCTCCTTCATCCTACATCTAAATCAGTCCAGCCTTGAATTAGTTAAGGAGCAATATGTAAGAAAAATGTACATGAAGAAAGCTTGTGGTCATtcaacaaaagacaaaatgtctTTTCTACATTGCCTTATATTTTGTGCATGCAGCAATAAGGTCTGCAGGATGTTACAGTATGTTGTGAGGTGTTGCTGTCAAACTATTGTACACTGCATTTTCCTTCTTCTAAAGTctcctgaaaaataaatattgacctcgacataaataaatgcaaaggACATATTGAGAAGTTCTGACCACTTTTACTGTTTCGTATTTACTTATAAAAGTGAGTATGGCATTCAAACTAGTACAAGTTAAAGTATATATATCAGCATAGAGTTCTTTTTATGCAGCAAAACCTCTTCCTGTGTTTAATCTTTtgtaatatatacatatatacatacattaattatatcatatcatattataatataatgtagTCTGGGTGGTTTAAtttgtggaaacacacaaacaaactgattcAAACTCAGTACAAAGGGACAAACATTTCccctgaaatattaaaatagcaTTACGTCATTAAGTAacagtgttcatgtgtttaTGATAAGCATGTCCTTCTTGTATTTGTAAGCATCAgccatcttctttttctttttctcaaataaGCAACACGTGTGTATAATGCATCTCTTCATTCACGTGTACTGACCCACAGAAGTGTGGGGGCGGGGGGTGTTATGTCGCCATTGTGGGTAAAAGCACGTTGCTTGTCATTCTTACCACTTGACCCAAATATCATTAGAGTGCATTGCACTGGTATTTCCATGGGTGTTCTTTGATTGTGGTGGGACCTTCTCATTTCACGCAGTATTTAACCTTCACTGCCTGAGCTCAGTTCATCACATATCAGAATAAACTGCTGAAGAGAAGCTGAGAGAGGATGGGAAAGCTCACTGTGTGCGTAtctgtgctgctgatgatgatgatgacactCAGTGAAAGCAGTAAGTAGGACTTCAAGtagaatatgtttatttttgtcaagattatttaaattatttaatgtgTTATTCAGCCTCTTTCTTCAATTAATTGTTTTCGATTTTCTTCTTTAAAGGGCGCATGAATGCTTGCTGCACACGGTACCATGAAACTCCGATCCATGTCCAATTTTTGCAATGCTACACAATCCAGGAGGCCACACATTTCTGCAACATCAAGGCAGTAatgtaagaataaaaaacatgtatgaaataACACACATCACAATCAGGTACATGTTAACTGTCAGTTCTGTGATGTCTGAACTTCTTCTCTCGTCTTCACACAGTTTCAAGATGGTGAAAGGGAGATTTGTTTGTGCAAACCCTGACTCAGGGTGGGTGCAGCGGGCCATGGAGTCAGTGCCAGAGTACGTCAGTTCAACATATGTGATACAACACTATACAATATGATGTCAAGATTTAATAACACGTGAATCTataacctttttcttttccttttgttttttgaaattaaaataaacgcAGAATTGGACGGCACCTGAAGAAGTGAACTTAAAGACACAGAAGACGCACAAGATTAATTGAAtgcattattttaatttcaataaataacatatttttgtatttctttaaatgtatcaccgtaaaatcaataaattgaatattttttttaaataatatgcAGACGATGTGTTCATCTATTTTACTACCTGGAtctgatattaaaatgtataaatgattTTGTTgaagtgaagtaaaagtacagttttagtttttagtctCAGGAGCAAGGACAAGAAGACAAGAAGACGTAAAGTAGACAGTATTTCAACATAGTAGGATAATTATGGACAGTACTTTGGTAAAATTACACTCAGttgccagtttattaggtaTCTTGATAAAATAGTCTCCTAATAGAtgaagttataataataatgaataatactGATTGTATTGGTTGTAgttgttttaaaagaaagaattaTATGAATAAAGCTATTGTTATTATCGATAATAAAGTGATGACTTCATAAAATTTAAATGagtaatactactactactactactagtactactactactactactactactactactactactactactaataataataataataataataataatactttcaTTGAGGCTGTATTTGGTTAGTGGTTAGTTGTATTAAAACTCAATCATGTGGCCAGTCTACATGTGTTTAAATCAGTATTGATTGTAGTATTTAGTTTGAGGTACATGTACATAAAACACATGCTGAAGTGACTGCACACAGAGTAATTCGCTGTTTGAACACTAGGTGGCGGCAGCGACCAGCCAGACAGGAAGGATTCACTTCATGAATGAGGAGCCGGAAGGGCAGACGGAAGTGTTTTCACGCTCAGCGGGATGACAACTTAGACACGATTTGgtttaaatgattatttgtgTAAAACAATTTCTTACAAACTCATCCTCGGTGCCGTGGCGTTAAGGTGCCGCTGTGGTCATCGTCCTCGCACTATGACAAGATGAAGCGACGCGGAGATGCTGCGGCTGCGCATCACAAGCTAACACATGCTAACGTTAGCGGCTAGCTGCGACTGTTGCTATGACAAAATGACACCGGCGAGAGAAAAGAATCCGACAGCAGGAGCAAGGTAAGATGGAGACACGTGATAGAAAGTCACAGTAAATATCTGCCATGTGAATAACATTGCACTTTAATTTGGAGCCCGGTCAATGCGGATTTAACTGTTATTGTGGTTGTGTAATAACAGTACAAGTTAAAACATTACTTTTAGGcgaataacaacaaaataaacttcTCCCTTAATTTACTGTTTCACTTACATATATCATGAGTGATCTACTACTATatatccactgctgctgcataGGCATGTCATAAAAAGCATGCACATAACACACATGTCCAAATATTcataaagtaaaaagtaaacaatACTATATATGAATAGGCTGCCAATCTATCCTCTGCAGTCTCATGAATATataatgttgctgtgtttttgttttaaggtGCTACACAAGTGTAAGATGTGCACAGGGTCAGTGAGGATGGTCACAGCTGGCTGAGGTTCACCCGCCGACCCAGGAAGTACGATTCAGAAGCAGCAATCCGGAGCCATGCCAGGAGAGGGCCGGCCAGAGCGTGCAGGCGAGGCTCTGTTTGAGGACCTGGACTTCCCCTCTGACGACACTTCCCTGCTCTCTGACAGCTCCACGCCCATCGCACGGCTGCAGGCAAACATCACATGGCGGCGCCCACAGGTTAGACCAGCCAGGAGGAAATGGGAAATGCCACAGTGAATTCCATTTTGTAGGTAGAATATTTGCAGTCTTTCATGACGAGTTTCCTTTTGGCTCGTGTCCCATCTACTTGCATCACCTGtcacctggtttgttttttcaacCAACGACAATGGGATTATGTAAGCGTGATGACAGGTTATGGTTATGTATTTTACAAAGCAGGTCTAATAATTAAAAGATAAGTATTTTACGTCAACACACAAAACTGTGGGAGGTCTGACCTCCATGTTAACTGCCCAACAACAAATTTAATTAAGTCCCCAAAAAAAATCCCACTTTAAATTGTGCTTTTTTCACCCCCCTCAAAACCCACGTCCcagaaaatcaatttttttgGTCAAATTGTATCAATCCtcatttattgtcatttctCACTTCCAGGAGATCTGCCAGTCACCAGTTCTCTGCCCTGACAACATCAACTTGGGTCACGCTAAACAAGGCTTGTTAGGAGACTGTTGGTTCCTCTGTGCCTGCACTGTCCTGCTCAAGAACAAACATCTACTCAACAAGGTAAAGAAACAAGTGCATTAAAGTATAGATTCAAATAGCTTTTAAACAAATATGACTGTGTTAAATGTGAAGTGTTTCTATGTCCTGCACTGCTGTAGTGACTTAGTCCTCGACCCTGTGCAGGTGCTCCCCCCAGACCAGCCCCTGTGGGGTGACAGCAGGTACAGAGGCTGTTTCCAGTTTTGTTTCTGGCGGCAGGGACACTGGACAGAGGTGACCGTTGATGACCGCCTGCCCTGTATTAATTCCACTCTCTGCTTCTCAAGCTGCCACTCCCCCACTGCCTTCTGGGTAGCCTTGTTGGAGAAGGCCTATGCCAAGTAAGTAGCCTGTGGaatttctctctcttgtctACTATAAACTTTAATCTTGGTTATttgacatacagtatgtcatTGTTATTTGTAAAGTTTCCCTGGACTAACCATGTACTCCCATCAGCATGTTTAATGAAGTTTGAAAATCCCATTTACTCGCCTCTCCATCCTCTCTAGGCTTCATGGCTCGTACGAGCAACTGTGGGCTGGGCAGGTGTCGGAGGCCCTGGTGGATTTAACTGGCGGCCTAGCAGAACACTGGAGCCTGGGAGACTTGgggtcagaggaggagcagacatTAGGACGGGACAGTGAACAGGTCAGGAGGCGACGGCTTGACCTGAACCTTCTGTACCCTGTGAAGGATGACTGTGTGCTGAGCTGCTCCATGAACAGCAGCCCTGGAGGTCAGACAGGTTTATCTCGCAGATGAAAAGTCATCTTGTGAACCCTTTGTCACGTAACCTTTTGATCCCTTTGCCTGGTCTAGGTGCCAGTGAGCTGGGTCAGTACCATGCTCTGACTGTCATGGAGTGGGTGGATGTGAAGACGGTGTCAGGGAGCGATGTACGTCTACTCAGGATCAGAAACCCCTGGGGAAGGTGCTGCTGGGGAGGGGGCTGGATAGAGAGGTAGGcatattcctggatccacctgtTTGTTGAATGGAATGGGTTCTGCCTTGGTGCGGAACTTCCACAAAacttcatggaaatcagttcagcagtttttgagtaatcctgctaacagacagacaaacaaacaatgagcAATGAAAACCTATTCTCCTTTGTGGAGGTTAATACAACCAGAGTGTGagtctgcagctgcagggacGTTCATACATTTGGATTCATCCCTAGTCTGCATCAGATCTATCTACagtatgtctctctctccgcaGTGGTGCAGGGTGGAGCTCTGTCGACCCCAATTGTGCTTCAGATCTACAAGCCAGGGTGGCTGAGGGCGAATTCTGGTTGGATGAGGCTGAATTCATGTcccagtttgatgatgtcacagtgggGTACCCCATCAGTGAGGAAGGTCACCTAAAGAGTATCTATACAGGTAATTTGGTTAGTTCATTAAAGACAGCTTCATACTTTCAGTCTATAATTTTCCTTGGCAGCCTTTCTTTTCTCACTCTGACATCTCCCTACTCTAATAGGAAGTCTGCTGACACACAGCCATCAGCTGCCTGGTCGGTGGATAAAGGGGCACTCTGCTGGCGGTAGCCggaacagcagcagctacgGTACCAACCCAAAGTTCTGGCTTAAAGTGAGTGAGAGGGGAGATGTTCTGGTTTCCCTGCTGCAGCATAGGAAgtggagaaacacagagaaaaatgcaCAGATGCCCCTTGAGGATACCGAGAACACAAAGCACCAGCACTACCAGGCTACCGCTCTACACATGTGGAAGGTTGGTGCCATCATTCACTTGGAAACGAGTGATGCTGTTGTTGGTGTCTATTAATCTGCTCCAGTCCGTGCAGAAGTCTGCCGGGAAGCTTTTAAAAAGATCCAAGAGAAGTGATCGGCTGTTTTAGCCTCCTTACGCTGGCTtccagtatttttatttattttattttattttttatagtctttttttcccatttatttTGGAGGTAACAATTTATATGAAAGTGCCATAATGATTATGCTCTAACCTCCATCTACACTTTGATCATCAATTTTACTTTGCGCCCTCTTTACTCAAACCCCAGCAAACGTCGGTGGCAAACGTttcttaaaacatatttttatttgatttcctgAATTTACTTGATTGTTGcttttgtgaagcacttagGAGCACGTGGGTGAAACATAAAGATTATTATTGACGTTGTTGTTTGTGGCTTTGTTGTCACCAGGTGGAGAAGAAGCGTTTCAATCTGAGCCGCATGCTGAACAAACCTCCTTGTGCTTCGACTCACTGCCACGCCTACGAGCGAGAGGTGGTCCTCCACGGGCAGCTGGAGCCGGGATACTACCTGCTGATCCCCAGCACCTTCAAGCCAGGGGTCGAGGGCCGCTTTCTCATCAGGGTCTTTTCCTCCTCGTCCATATCCCTTAGGTAAGGACCAGTTAAGGGGAAGAGAAAGTAAACAAGTCCATCTTATCATAACAATTCATActatgtttctctttttatttaaacgTTTGAACTTCATAGTTTTAAAAGTTTCAGCTACATTCACACATGTGCGTTAATGTTGTTTCCTACAGAGCCCAAAgtgtcacagagaaaaacaactaaTTTGTAAAGACAAATGACTCATTAATGCTCCCAgcttaataaaatgtattcataaatTGTTTGGCAGACTTCCAATAGAAATCACTAGTAGTAGATATATAGGGACACCTGCTGGTAAAGTtgaaaacaccttttttttcatttttatgaaaaagtaaattaaagctTTTCTCCTTTTGAACAGCACGTCACATTTTAAACCATTAACCCTCACAGTTTACTGAAGTTGTATTTTCCTACTGACATTTTCCGTagtataaaatgaaacaaatgtagTTTGTATAATTTGTAATGTGTCCgatttaattattcatattgtGTATCAATGTTTGTGATGCCCTCAGTGCCCTGAAAGGCCCAGCACCTTCACTGCCATTAACCACTGACGTTGCGTGGGAGACCAGTTACTTCCGGGGATCGTGGATAGAGGGGAAGACGGCGGGAGGAAGTAGGAACTTCCTGTCTCACTGGCAGAACCCTTGCTTCCCCTTTACAGTGTCTGATGACCCAGCGGTGACATCAGGGGTTAATGTGAGAATTACCCTGCACCAGAGCCGCCCTGACACTGATCTGCACCCTATTGGCTTCCACATTTACAAGGTCAGTCAAATATCATTTAGAGGAGGAAGACGTCTACTTCCGTGTACTTTCCCAACAACTTAATCAGCTATAAAATCAGCTCAGATCTCTGAGATGTTTACTCTTGCTGTCAAGGTCTAAGATTGCTCAAAGGtcgatttaaaaaacatcacatcatcacatgaAACAGTTCTTCACAGGGTTTTGAAACAATATGTAAAAGTACGGAACTTGATTTTAGTTATTTCCAGCTCTAGACAAGTAATATGCGAATATGGAAAGATATTTATGTTTCCAGATAATTCCCCATGTTCTGTGTTCTGAAATAATTCCTAAAGATAAATTGACCATACAAGCAGTGTGTTTCATGACGTTTGGAGCAAAAATATTAACCTCTGTGTGACAGTGAGGGGGCCTGATCGAGCTTTATATTCTTATATTCTTTGCACATCAAGCTCAAGCTTCCCTCTTGAATTGTACATGGACTTTTTTACAAAGTCAGGATGTCACATACATGTTAACAGTTggaatttaaaatataataataaatgtggtACTCAAATATAGTCAAAATAATCTAccataaaaggaaaaatataaacattttcagTATCTGATTTTGACTCTGCACTGTATCCAGGTCCTGGAAGGAGAATGTGCACAGGCGATCTCCAGGGACGAGGAGCCCGCCGCCAGTTGCGTCCCCCACTGTTACACGCAGGATGTCAGTCTGGCCTGCACTCTTCCTCCTGGAGATTACGCCATATTACCATCCACTTACGAGGCCGACTGCTCGGCAGACTTCACCCTCAGCCTGGCTCGCCAAATACGCAGGTGAGGTTACTGCACAGGTACTGGCAGTATCTTCAGGTTTCGTTGTTGTGTCACTGTCAGGAGTAACGATGGATGTGTGTCTCTTTCAGGAAGGTGGTGAAAAGTCAGGAGAGGCTAGGGAGAGCCATTCAAGAGGTTTGTATGTTGCATTGCTGATGATGACAAATCTAACTGACAGCAATTTTTACAACTGATCAATTCCTTAAGtcatatatgaataaaaaatttatttttctgctttcaGCTTCTCAAAAATCACTTTGCCActtttgtgtttcatgttattgtaaattgaatatatttgggttttaaCTTGTTGACAAAAGATACAATTTGAAGGTGTGACCTCTGGGGAGGCACGACTGACATTTTGATTAATTAAAGCAATTATCTACAGTGATGACATCTGTTAGTTGAAACCCTAGTGTTACAGGGATGAAGGTCACAGGGGAAACAGCTTGACAGTACAACACACTGAAAGGCGACATATCTTATATCCATATTTTTGAGGCTGTGACTGTGGTTCGAAGATGGCAGCTCTGAATAATCCCTCTGTCTTGCTTCGTTTCTCTCCCGGCGGCAGGTCTCTCACATCTCCGTGATGCAAAGCTAGTTCTCTGGGACCGTTGCTGCTCATCTGATGTCGACTCACCTCCCTGTGCCTCTTGGCGCACGATGAAAGAACCAGCTCTCCTATCAGACCTCACCatgcagcctctgtgtgtgtgtttgtgtgtgtgtgtgtgtggcagagaaGGCAGGCAGATAGAAAGATTTACTGGGAATGTGTGTGTCGGGAATCGTAGAAACCCCTTTATCCTGAACCGCTGAGGCTCAGGGCTGATGGGCAGCCACACACTCATCGGCGATTAGGACATCAGAGGTTGTCGGTGGGCTGGGCTGCTAATGAAGTATGACGGGACTGGCTGGTGTAAACAAACAGCGGCCATTGAAGAGTGCCGCCACTGCTCTTGCTCATTCACTCACTGGTGCGCCCGCCGGCCCGGAACAAAGGGCCCTCTCATGAAGGTCCTCACAGAGGCACAAGGGGTGAGGGGATGGTCTCCACCAGCAGAGCCAACCAAACCACACCACACCATACCGTGCCATACCATACCAGAGCTTTTCTCCCAtccctcacccccccaccaGACAATCTGCTCCTCGTATTGACACAGGTTTATTTTGCCAATCCCTCCTCCCCAAACCTGCTCACCTTCCTAATTTAACACCTAACTCAGTCTGGAGCCAAAGTAGT
Above is a window of Hippoglossus hippoglossus isolate fHipHip1 chromosome 17, fHipHip1.pri, whole genome shotgun sequence DNA encoding:
- the capn10 gene encoding calpain-10 isoform X2, which produces MPGEGRPERAGEALFEDLDFPSDDTSLLSDSSTPIARLQANITWRRPQEICQSPVLCPDNINLGHAKQGLLGDCWFLCACTVLLKNKHLLNKVLPPDQPLWGDSSCHSPTAFWVALLEKAYAKLHGSYEQLWAGQVSEALVDLTGGLAEHWSLGDLGSEEEQTLGRDSEQVRRRRLDLNLLYPVKDDCVLSCSMNSSPGGASELGQYHALTVMEWVDVKTVSGSDVRLLRIRNPWGRCCWGGGWIESGAGWSSVDPNCASDLQARVAEGEFWLDEAEFMSQFDDVTVGYPISEEGHLKSIYTGSLLTHSHQLPGRWIKGHSAGGSRNSSSYGTNPKFWLKVSERGDVLVSLLQHRKWRNTEKNAQMPLEDTENTKHQHYQATALHMWKVEKKRFNLSRMLNKPPCASTHCHAYEREVVLHGQLEPGYYLLIPSTFKPGVEGRFLIRVFSSSSISLSALKGPAPSLPLTTDVAWETSYFRGSWIEGKTAGGSRNFLSHWQNPCFPFTVSDDPAVTSGVNVRITLHQSRPDTDLHPIGFHIYKVLEGECAQAISRDEEPAASCVPHCYTQDVSLACTLPPGDYAILPSTYEADCSADFTLSLARQIRRKVVKSQERLGRAIQEVSHISVMQS
- the capn10 gene encoding calpain-10 isoform X1, with the translated sequence MPGEGRPERAGEALFEDLDFPSDDTSLLSDSSTPIARLQANITWRRPQEICQSPVLCPDNINLGHAKQGLLGDCWFLCACTVLLKNKHLLNKVLPPDQPLWGDSRYRGCFQFCFWRQGHWTEVTVDDRLPCINSTLCFSSCHSPTAFWVALLEKAYAKLHGSYEQLWAGQVSEALVDLTGGLAEHWSLGDLGSEEEQTLGRDSEQVRRRRLDLNLLYPVKDDCVLSCSMNSSPGGASELGQYHALTVMEWVDVKTVSGSDVRLLRIRNPWGRCCWGGGWIESGAGWSSVDPNCASDLQARVAEGEFWLDEAEFMSQFDDVTVGYPISEEGHLKSIYTGSLLTHSHQLPGRWIKGHSAGGSRNSSSYGTNPKFWLKVSERGDVLVSLLQHRKWRNTEKNAQMPLEDTENTKHQHYQATALHMWKVEKKRFNLSRMLNKPPCASTHCHAYEREVVLHGQLEPGYYLLIPSTFKPGVEGRFLIRVFSSSSISLSALKGPAPSLPLTTDVAWETSYFRGSWIEGKTAGGSRNFLSHWQNPCFPFTVSDDPAVTSGVNVRITLHQSRPDTDLHPIGFHIYKVLEGECAQAISRDEEPAASCVPHCYTQDVSLACTLPPGDYAILPSTYEADCSADFTLSLARQIRRKVVKSQERLGRAIQEVSHISVMQS
- the ccl20a.3 gene encoding C-C motif chemokine 20a.3 translates to MVSVKAAVMVITLLTFCLLATETSAANYECCRRYMKFRLPFHAIRGYSVQTRKEMCPINAIIFHTKRGQACTDPTLSWVMDYINRIRTKAEMVHNKNQKV